In the genome of Doryrhamphus excisus isolate RoL2022-K1 chromosome 11, RoL_Dexc_1.0, whole genome shotgun sequence, one region contains:
- the LOC131138389 gene encoding C2 domain-containing protein 2 isoform X1: MSDAQSSASYFAVDDLQWLCMVTLFIASLVTLILYLAQYFQLRATGSEETVAEDNAAKEEAASLLGWALSLASWKSQWRGAWCKALNAQAREISSGSPYLLTFDENDLEASEFVVRELSHCKKSAQHKAARCSVVSDKLQFTLHASAATSSSADPDKYTACISPLELQLELLMREADDEVKVSWGVSHLETDGLQVTPSSSQDNVSTSCVAAVREELKRVLCAACPSVLLSCKPAQVSEVKFVLQESCNRVFSPPKPPRAHDWKLLVKNIRAELNLQEDVAGSINPVCVLQLDDPPQKFNTSVMKNTSTPAWDHPFVFELNGRSKELIIQLMNDGSPQEDSLLGEVSVPFDLVKKQPKGQQTFSLITKDVTTGSLTTDFTYLDPNEVRSWQPPTPASTKRVEMDRTVMPCGTVVTTITAVKSKPGRPLPPGLSIDSSQKALASKPKISERRVSEQTPVLGATVSKVLSSSDTELLMLNGTDPVAEAAIKQLHQSAKQKLRSPVKKSTIIISGIAKTPLSQDDELALMAGYAAAMDASMSNGGSTQDVTAAILSGTSSSPPEVSEHEEGPSGAGCPREDWESHAGEDLNHTSLSMCVSEVSCKKRRGSFLQKSAKLFFRRRHQRKDPGMSQSHNDLVYLESPAVVERASKTATLSRMLSRKSKGKANGSTSNGQPNV, encoded by the exons ATGTCCGACGCGCAAAGTTCCGCTTCATATTTTGCTGTGGATGATCTGCAGTGGCTATGTATGGTCACACTTTTTATCGCATCCCTGGTTACACTGATACTGTATTTGGCACAGTATTTCCAACTAAGGGCAACGGGATCGGAGGAGACGGTAGCAGAGGACAATGCGGCGAAGGAGGAAGCCGCCTCTCTGCTGGGATGGGCGCTGTCACTGGCTAGCTGGAAAAGTCAGTGGAGGGGAGCGTGGTGCAAAGCTTTGAATGCGCAAGCAAGGGAGATATCATCCGGG AGTCCATATCTTTTGACGTTTGATGAAAATGATCTTGAAGCATCAGAGTTTGTTGTCCGAGAATTGTCCCACTGCAAGAAGTCTGCCCAACATAAG GCCGCTCGCTGCAGCGTCGTCAGCGACAAGCTGCAGTTCACCCTCCACGCCTCCGCAGCCACATCGTCTTCTGCTGATCCTGATAAATACACAGCCTGCATTTCACCGCTGGAGCTGCAG CTTGAGTTACTGATGCGGGAAGCTGACGATGAGGTCAAAGTGAGCTGGGGGGTTTCTCACCTGGAGACGGACGGGCTGCAGGTGACGCCCAGTTCTTCACAG GACAATGTCAGCACTTCCTGCGTGGCGGCGGTGAGGGAGGAGTTGAAGCGAGTGCTGTGTGCGGCTTGTCCCTCCGTTTTATTGAGCTGCAAGCCTGCTCAGGTCTCCGAGGTCAAG TTTGTCCTCCAGGAAAGCTGCAATCGAGTGTTTTCACCCCCCAAACCTCCTCGTGCCCACGACTGGAAGCTGCTGGTGAAAAACATTCGCGCAGAGCTCAATCTGCAGGAAGATGTTGCAG GCAGCATCAACCCTGTATGCGTCCTGCAGTTAGATGACCCTCCACAGAAGTTTAACACGTCTGTTATGAAGAACACATCCACTCCTGCCTGGGATCATCCTTTTGTTTT TGAACTGAACGGACGATCGAAGGAGCTCATTATCCAGTTGATGAATGATGGTAGTCCGCAAGAAG ATAGCCTTCTGGGCGAGGTGTCGGTGCCTTTCGACCTCGTTAAAAAGCAGCCCAAGGGACAGCAGACCTTTTCCCTCATCACCAAAGATGTCACGACAGGATCCCTTACTACTGAT TTTACCTACTTGGATCCAAACGAGGTGCGGTCGTGGCAGCCCCCGACCCCGGCCTCCACCAAGAGGGTGGAGATGGACCGTACAGTCATGCCCTGCGGAACGGTGGTCACCACCATCACTGCGGTCAAGAGCAAACCGGGTCGACCGCTCCCTCCTGGACTCAGCATAG ATTCCTCACAAAAAGCACTGGCCAGCAAGCCGAAGATTTCGGAGCGACGCGTTTCAGAGCAGACGCCCGTGCTGGGAGCGACAGTCAGCAAAGTCTTGTCGTCTTCGGACACCGAGTTACTGATGCTTAATGGCACCGACCCGGTGGCTGAGGCCGCCATCAAACAACTCCACCAGTCCGCCAAGCAGAAGCTCAGGTCGCCGGTGAAGAAGAGTACCATTATCATCTCCGGGATTGCAAAA ACGCCGTTGTCGCAGGACGACGAGCTGGCCCTCATGGCAGGCTACGCTGCTGCAATGGATGCCTCCATGTCCAATGGAGGCTCCACTCAGGATGTGACCGCGGCGATCCTCTCAGGGACCAGCAGCAGCCCTCCAGAGGTGTCGGAACACGAGGAAGGGCCCAGCGGAGCGGGATGCCCCCGGGAAGACTGGGAGAGCCACGCCGGAGAGGACTTGAACCATACCTCGCTCTCCATGTGTGTGTCAGAGGTCAGCTGCAAAAAGAGAAGAG GCAGTTTCCTACAGAAGAGCGCCAAGCTCTTCTTCCGGCGGCGACACCAACGCAAGGACCCCGGGATGAGCCAGTCGCACAATGACTTAGTTTACCTGGAATCTCCGGCCGTGGTGGAGCGGGCCAGCAAAACGGCCACGCTTAGCCGCATGCTGAGCCGCAAGAGCAAGGGCAAAGCCAACGGCTCTACCTCCAACGGACAACCGAATGTGTGA
- the LOC131138389 gene encoding C2 domain-containing protein 2 isoform X2 gives MSDAQSSASYFAVDDLQWLCMVTLFIASLVTLILYLAQYFQLRATGSEETVAEDNAAKEEAASLLGWALSLASWKSQWRGAWCKALNAQAREISSGSPYLLTFDENDLEASEFVVRELSHCKKSAQHKAARCSVVSDKLQFTLHASAATSSSADPDKYTACISPLELQLELLMREADDEVKVSWGVSHLETDGLQVTPSSSQDNVSTSCVAAVREELKRVLCAACPSVLLSCKPAQVSEVKESCNRVFSPPKPPRAHDWKLLVKNIRAELNLQEDVAGSINPVCVLQLDDPPQKFNTSVMKNTSTPAWDHPFVFELNGRSKELIIQLMNDGSPQEDSLLGEVSVPFDLVKKQPKGQQTFSLITKDVTTGSLTTDFTYLDPNEVRSWQPPTPASTKRVEMDRTVMPCGTVVTTITAVKSKPGRPLPPGLSIDSSQKALASKPKISERRVSEQTPVLGATVSKVLSSSDTELLMLNGTDPVAEAAIKQLHQSAKQKLRSPVKKSTIIISGIAKTPLSQDDELALMAGYAAAMDASMSNGGSTQDVTAAILSGTSSSPPEVSEHEEGPSGAGCPREDWESHAGEDLNHTSLSMCVSEVSCKKRRGSFLQKSAKLFFRRRHQRKDPGMSQSHNDLVYLESPAVVERASKTATLSRMLSRKSKGKANGSTSNGQPNV, from the exons ATGTCCGACGCGCAAAGTTCCGCTTCATATTTTGCTGTGGATGATCTGCAGTGGCTATGTATGGTCACACTTTTTATCGCATCCCTGGTTACACTGATACTGTATTTGGCACAGTATTTCCAACTAAGGGCAACGGGATCGGAGGAGACGGTAGCAGAGGACAATGCGGCGAAGGAGGAAGCCGCCTCTCTGCTGGGATGGGCGCTGTCACTGGCTAGCTGGAAAAGTCAGTGGAGGGGAGCGTGGTGCAAAGCTTTGAATGCGCAAGCAAGGGAGATATCATCCGGG AGTCCATATCTTTTGACGTTTGATGAAAATGATCTTGAAGCATCAGAGTTTGTTGTCCGAGAATTGTCCCACTGCAAGAAGTCTGCCCAACATAAG GCCGCTCGCTGCAGCGTCGTCAGCGACAAGCTGCAGTTCACCCTCCACGCCTCCGCAGCCACATCGTCTTCTGCTGATCCTGATAAATACACAGCCTGCATTTCACCGCTGGAGCTGCAG CTTGAGTTACTGATGCGGGAAGCTGACGATGAGGTCAAAGTGAGCTGGGGGGTTTCTCACCTGGAGACGGACGGGCTGCAGGTGACGCCCAGTTCTTCACAG GACAATGTCAGCACTTCCTGCGTGGCGGCGGTGAGGGAGGAGTTGAAGCGAGTGCTGTGTGCGGCTTGTCCCTCCGTTTTATTGAGCTGCAAGCCTGCTCAGGTCTCCGAGGTCAAG GAAAGCTGCAATCGAGTGTTTTCACCCCCCAAACCTCCTCGTGCCCACGACTGGAAGCTGCTGGTGAAAAACATTCGCGCAGAGCTCAATCTGCAGGAAGATGTTGCAG GCAGCATCAACCCTGTATGCGTCCTGCAGTTAGATGACCCTCCACAGAAGTTTAACACGTCTGTTATGAAGAACACATCCACTCCTGCCTGGGATCATCCTTTTGTTTT TGAACTGAACGGACGATCGAAGGAGCTCATTATCCAGTTGATGAATGATGGTAGTCCGCAAGAAG ATAGCCTTCTGGGCGAGGTGTCGGTGCCTTTCGACCTCGTTAAAAAGCAGCCCAAGGGACAGCAGACCTTTTCCCTCATCACCAAAGATGTCACGACAGGATCCCTTACTACTGAT TTTACCTACTTGGATCCAAACGAGGTGCGGTCGTGGCAGCCCCCGACCCCGGCCTCCACCAAGAGGGTGGAGATGGACCGTACAGTCATGCCCTGCGGAACGGTGGTCACCACCATCACTGCGGTCAAGAGCAAACCGGGTCGACCGCTCCCTCCTGGACTCAGCATAG ATTCCTCACAAAAAGCACTGGCCAGCAAGCCGAAGATTTCGGAGCGACGCGTTTCAGAGCAGACGCCCGTGCTGGGAGCGACAGTCAGCAAAGTCTTGTCGTCTTCGGACACCGAGTTACTGATGCTTAATGGCACCGACCCGGTGGCTGAGGCCGCCATCAAACAACTCCACCAGTCCGCCAAGCAGAAGCTCAGGTCGCCGGTGAAGAAGAGTACCATTATCATCTCCGGGATTGCAAAA ACGCCGTTGTCGCAGGACGACGAGCTGGCCCTCATGGCAGGCTACGCTGCTGCAATGGATGCCTCCATGTCCAATGGAGGCTCCACTCAGGATGTGACCGCGGCGATCCTCTCAGGGACCAGCAGCAGCCCTCCAGAGGTGTCGGAACACGAGGAAGGGCCCAGCGGAGCGGGATGCCCCCGGGAAGACTGGGAGAGCCACGCCGGAGAGGACTTGAACCATACCTCGCTCTCCATGTGTGTGTCAGAGGTCAGCTGCAAAAAGAGAAGAG GCAGTTTCCTACAGAAGAGCGCCAAGCTCTTCTTCCGGCGGCGACACCAACGCAAGGACCCCGGGATGAGCCAGTCGCACAATGACTTAGTTTACCTGGAATCTCCGGCCGTGGTGGAGCGGGCCAGCAAAACGGCCACGCTTAGCCGCATGCTGAGCCGCAAGAGCAAGGGCAAAGCCAACGGCTCTACCTCCAACGGACAACCGAATGTGTGA
- the LOC131138389 gene encoding C2 domain-containing protein 2 isoform X3: MSDAQSSASYFAVDDLQWLCMVTLFIASLVTLILYLAQYFQLRATGSEETVAEDNAAKEEAASLLGWALSLASWKSQWRGAWCKALNAQAREISSGSPYLLTFDENDLEASEFVVRELSHCKKSAQHKAARCSVVSDKLQFTLHASAATSSSADPDKYTACISPLELQLELLMREADDEVKVSWGVSHLETDGLQVTPSSSQDNVSTSCVAAVREELKRVLCAACPSVLLSCKPAQVSEVKFVLQESCNRVFSPPKPPRAHDWKLLVKNIRAELNLQEDVAGSINPVCVLQLDDPPQKFNTSVMKNTSTPAWDHPFVFELNGRSKELIIQLMNDGSPQEDSLLGEVSVPFDLVKKQPKGQQTFSLITKDVTTGSLTTDFTYLDPNEVRSWQPPTPASTKRVEMDRTVMPCGTVVTTITAVKSKPGRPLPPGLSIDSSQKALASKPKISERRVSEQTPVLGATVSKVLSSSDTELLMLNGTDPVAEAAIKQLHQSAKQKLRSPVKKSTIIISGIAKTPLSQDDELALMAGYAAAMDASMSNGGSTQDVTAAILSGTSSSPPEVSEHEEGPSGAGCPREDWESHAGEDLNHTSLSMCVSEVSCKKRREESRAQHTLDQDVQFPTEERQALLPAATPTQGPRDEPVAQ, translated from the exons ATGTCCGACGCGCAAAGTTCCGCTTCATATTTTGCTGTGGATGATCTGCAGTGGCTATGTATGGTCACACTTTTTATCGCATCCCTGGTTACACTGATACTGTATTTGGCACAGTATTTCCAACTAAGGGCAACGGGATCGGAGGAGACGGTAGCAGAGGACAATGCGGCGAAGGAGGAAGCCGCCTCTCTGCTGGGATGGGCGCTGTCACTGGCTAGCTGGAAAAGTCAGTGGAGGGGAGCGTGGTGCAAAGCTTTGAATGCGCAAGCAAGGGAGATATCATCCGGG AGTCCATATCTTTTGACGTTTGATGAAAATGATCTTGAAGCATCAGAGTTTGTTGTCCGAGAATTGTCCCACTGCAAGAAGTCTGCCCAACATAAG GCCGCTCGCTGCAGCGTCGTCAGCGACAAGCTGCAGTTCACCCTCCACGCCTCCGCAGCCACATCGTCTTCTGCTGATCCTGATAAATACACAGCCTGCATTTCACCGCTGGAGCTGCAG CTTGAGTTACTGATGCGGGAAGCTGACGATGAGGTCAAAGTGAGCTGGGGGGTTTCTCACCTGGAGACGGACGGGCTGCAGGTGACGCCCAGTTCTTCACAG GACAATGTCAGCACTTCCTGCGTGGCGGCGGTGAGGGAGGAGTTGAAGCGAGTGCTGTGTGCGGCTTGTCCCTCCGTTTTATTGAGCTGCAAGCCTGCTCAGGTCTCCGAGGTCAAG TTTGTCCTCCAGGAAAGCTGCAATCGAGTGTTTTCACCCCCCAAACCTCCTCGTGCCCACGACTGGAAGCTGCTGGTGAAAAACATTCGCGCAGAGCTCAATCTGCAGGAAGATGTTGCAG GCAGCATCAACCCTGTATGCGTCCTGCAGTTAGATGACCCTCCACAGAAGTTTAACACGTCTGTTATGAAGAACACATCCACTCCTGCCTGGGATCATCCTTTTGTTTT TGAACTGAACGGACGATCGAAGGAGCTCATTATCCAGTTGATGAATGATGGTAGTCCGCAAGAAG ATAGCCTTCTGGGCGAGGTGTCGGTGCCTTTCGACCTCGTTAAAAAGCAGCCCAAGGGACAGCAGACCTTTTCCCTCATCACCAAAGATGTCACGACAGGATCCCTTACTACTGAT TTTACCTACTTGGATCCAAACGAGGTGCGGTCGTGGCAGCCCCCGACCCCGGCCTCCACCAAGAGGGTGGAGATGGACCGTACAGTCATGCCCTGCGGAACGGTGGTCACCACCATCACTGCGGTCAAGAGCAAACCGGGTCGACCGCTCCCTCCTGGACTCAGCATAG ATTCCTCACAAAAAGCACTGGCCAGCAAGCCGAAGATTTCGGAGCGACGCGTTTCAGAGCAGACGCCCGTGCTGGGAGCGACAGTCAGCAAAGTCTTGTCGTCTTCGGACACCGAGTTACTGATGCTTAATGGCACCGACCCGGTGGCTGAGGCCGCCATCAAACAACTCCACCAGTCCGCCAAGCAGAAGCTCAGGTCGCCGGTGAAGAAGAGTACCATTATCATCTCCGGGATTGCAAAA ACGCCGTTGTCGCAGGACGACGAGCTGGCCCTCATGGCAGGCTACGCTGCTGCAATGGATGCCTCCATGTCCAATGGAGGCTCCACTCAGGATGTGACCGCGGCGATCCTCTCAGGGACCAGCAGCAGCCCTCCAGAGGTGTCGGAACACGAGGAAGGGCCCAGCGGAGCGGGATGCCCCCGGGAAGACTGGGAGAGCCACGCCGGAGAGGACTTGAACCATACCTCGCTCTCCATGTGTGTGTCAGAGGTCAGCTGCAAAAAGAGAAGAG AGGAAAGCCGTGCACAGCACACCTTAGACCAGGATGT GCAGTTTCCTACAGAAGAGCGCCAAGCTCTTCTTCCGGCGGCGACACCAACGCAAGGACCCCGGGATGAGCCAGTCGCACAATGA